A portion of the Sulfuriferula sp. AH1 genome contains these proteins:
- a CDS encoding aminodeoxychorismate synthase component I — protein sequence MPTFRLSAIPDLFNLHASDPHRFPVLLETAAGSGWHILMAHPTQLQRYTVDRSADFFEQLERSWQQLRGDKATDVAHLPFRGGWFVYLGYELLHTLEPSVPMRPADDSDFPVASFMRVPAAIMVNNQTSEAWLFAESENLLVSMQDEIAQSMATTLSTLELQVLAEEPADDFLESVVKIQHYIAAGDVFQVNLSRRWRGRVSNRNSAPVLYRALRSNNPAPFAGIANLGNEQYIISSSPERLVRVEAGRALTRPIAGTHPRHADPAQDAQIRKDLIAHPKERAEHVMLVDLERNDLGRVCVPGSVKVDELMAVASYQHVHHIESSVSGQLAAEISPLDVVRALFPGGTITGCPKVRTMQIIRELESTPRCAYTGSMGYINLDGDFDLNILIRTMMLSGQELEFSAGAGIVADSDPVRELNETRAKAKGLLRALGLA from the coding sequence GTGCCCACCTTTCGCTTATCTGCGATTCCCGATCTGTTCAACCTTCACGCAAGCGATCCGCATCGTTTCCCGGTTTTGCTGGAGACCGCTGCCGGTAGCGGATGGCATATCCTGATGGCGCATCCGACCCAGTTGCAGCGCTATACTGTTGATCGAAGTGCGGATTTTTTCGAGCAGCTTGAACGTAGCTGGCAGCAACTCCGGGGCGACAAGGCAACGGATGTCGCACATCTCCCGTTCCGCGGCGGCTGGTTTGTTTACCTCGGCTATGAGTTGCTGCACACGCTGGAGCCGAGTGTGCCGATGCGTCCTGCCGATGATAGCGATTTCCCGGTTGCGTCTTTCATGCGCGTTCCTGCTGCGATTATGGTCAACAATCAGACCAGTGAAGCATGGTTGTTTGCCGAATCGGAGAATCTGTTGGTAAGTATGCAGGACGAGATCGCACAGTCCATGGCGACGACGCTATCGACTTTGGAACTGCAGGTGCTGGCAGAAGAACCCGCTGATGATTTTCTCGAGAGTGTGGTAAAGATTCAGCATTATATTGCGGCAGGTGACGTGTTTCAGGTGAATTTGTCCAGGCGCTGGCGCGGCCGGGTCAGTAATCGGAATAGCGCGCCCGTACTGTATCGGGCATTACGCAGCAATAACCCGGCGCCTTTTGCGGGAATCGCCAATTTGGGTAATGAGCAATACATTATCAGTTCTTCGCCGGAACGTCTGGTCCGGGTCGAGGCGGGGCGGGCATTGACGCGCCCCATCGCCGGAACGCATCCCCGTCACGCCGATCCTGCGCAGGATGCGCAAATTCGCAAGGATCTGATTGCACACCCCAAGGAGCGTGCGGAGCATGTCATGCTGGTTGATCTGGAGCGCAATGATCTGGGGCGGGTATGTGTGCCCGGCAGTGTAAAAGTGGATGAACTCATGGCGGTAGCAAGTTATCAGCACGTTCATCATATTGAATCCAGCGTCAGCGGGCAGCTTGCTGCTGAAATTTCGCCGCTGGATGTGGTGCGCGCTTTGTTTCCCGGAGGCACGATTACCGGCTGCCCTAAAGTGCGCACCATGCAGATTATTCGCGAACTGGAATCCACGCCGCGATGCGCCTATACCGGCAGCATGGGTTATATCAATCTGGATGGCGATTTCGATTTGAATATATTGATTCGTACCATGATGTTATCCGGACAGGAGCTGGAATTTTCGGCCGGTGCGGGAATAGTGGCCGATTCCGATCCCGTGCGCGAACTGAATGAAACGCGCGCCAAGGCCAAAGGCTTGTTGCGTGCATTGGGTTTGGCATAA
- the fabF gene encoding beta-ketoacyl-ACP synthase II, translating into MSKRRVVITGLGIISPVGIGVQENWANIQAGKSGITRITRFDPSPFASQIAGEVKNFDVSQYLNPKDARRMDLFIQYGMAAGMEAFKDSGLEVTEANAEQIGVSIGSGIGGLPLIEETHSTYLESGPRKISPFFIPASIINMISGNLSIMYGLKGPNLAMVTACATATHAIGDSARLIEYGDADVMIAGGAESALSPLGIGGFSSARALSTRNDDPATSSRPWDRERDGFVMGEGAGVVVLEEYEHAKARGARIYAELAGFGMSGDAYHMTAPVESGEGAARCMRNAMRNAGVNPDQVNYINAHGTSTPLGDIAETAAMKLALGEHAHKAAVSSTKSMTGHLLGAAGGVEAVYSALSVYHQVAPPTINIFNQDEACDLDYVPGTARSMKIDVALSNSFGFGGTNGTLVFRKV; encoded by the coding sequence TTGTCCAAACGCAGAGTTGTGATAACCGGCTTGGGGATTATTTCCCCGGTCGGTATAGGTGTCCAGGAAAACTGGGCAAATATTCAGGCAGGTAAATCGGGTATTACACGTATTACCCGTTTCGACCCCAGCCCTTTTGCCTCGCAAATTGCAGGCGAAGTTAAAAACTTCGATGTCAGCCAATACCTGAATCCGAAAGATGCGCGTCGCATGGATCTGTTTATTCAGTACGGCATGGCAGCGGGGATGGAAGCGTTCAAGGATTCCGGGCTGGAGGTCACTGAGGCCAATGCTGAACAAATTGGTGTCAGCATCGGTTCGGGCATAGGCGGCTTGCCGCTTATCGAAGAAACGCACAGTACCTATCTGGAAAGCGGGCCACGTAAAATCTCCCCGTTTTTTATTCCGGCTTCGATTATCAACATGATTTCCGGCAATCTGTCGATCATGTACGGGTTGAAAGGCCCGAATCTGGCGATGGTAACAGCGTGTGCAACAGCTACCCATGCGATTGGCGATTCAGCACGGCTGATCGAATACGGCGATGCCGATGTGATGATTGCCGGCGGCGCGGAGTCTGCATTAAGCCCTCTGGGTATTGGCGGTTTTTCCTCAGCCCGTGCATTGTCGACACGCAATGATGATCCGGCTACCTCCAGCCGTCCTTGGGACAGGGAACGCGATGGGTTCGTAATGGGTGAGGGTGCGGGCGTTGTCGTGCTTGAAGAATACGAACACGCCAAGGCACGCGGTGCACGTATTTACGCCGAACTGGCCGGTTTCGGCATGAGCGGCGATGCCTATCATATGACTGCGCCTGTTGAAAGTGGCGAAGGCGCGGCGCGTTGTATGCGCAATGCGATGCGCAATGCTGGAGTAAATCCCGATCAGGTGAATTATATCAATGCGCACGGTACTTCGACGCCGCTAGGCGATATTGCCGAAACTGCGGCAATGAAACTGGCATTAGGCGAGCATGCGCATAAAGCCGCGGTCAGCTCAACCAAATCCATGACCGGGCACCTGCTCGGCGCGGCTGGCGGTGTTGAGGCAGTGTACTCAGCATTGAGTGTTTATCACCAGGTTGCACCACCAACCATCAATATCTTCAATCAGGATGAGGCATGTGACCTGGACTATGTGCCTGGTACCGCGCGTTCGATGAAAATTGATGTGGCGCTGTCCAATTCGTTTGGTTTCGGTGGAACGAATGGCACGCTGGTGTTTCGTAAAGTCTGA
- the acpP gene encoding acyl carrier protein has translation MDNIEQRVKKIVAEQLGVNEAEVKTESSFAGDLGADSLDTVELVMALEEEFECEIPDDEAEKITTVQQAIDYVNGHLAK, from the coding sequence ATGGACAATATCGAACAACGTGTCAAAAAAATCGTCGCAGAACAACTGGGTGTTAATGAAGCTGAAGTGAAAACAGAATCTTCATTCGCTGGCGATTTGGGCGCGGATTCGTTGGATACGGTGGAATTGGTGATGGCATTGGAAGAAGAATTCGAATGCGAAATCCCTGATGATGAAGCGGAAAAGATCACCACAGTTCAACAAGCCATTGATTACGTCAATGGCCATCTAGCCAAATAA
- the fabG gene encoding 3-oxoacyl-ACP reductase FabG: MPQQKVALVTGASRGIGQAIALELGRQGAVVIGTATSENGAAAITEYLQQAGVAGAGMALNVVDAASVDAAIAAIQKNHGDIAILVNNAGITRDNLLMRMKDDEWDSIIETNLTSVFRLSRAVLRAMMKARYGRIINIASVVGAMGNAGQTNYAAAKAGMVGFSKSLAREVGSRNITVNCVAPGFIDTDMTRALPEAQRTALLDHIPLGRLGQVEDIAHAVGFLASAQAGYVTGATLHVNGGMYME, translated from the coding sequence ATGCCTCAACAAAAAGTAGCGCTGGTGACTGGCGCAAGTCGTGGAATAGGGCAGGCAATTGCGCTGGAATTAGGTCGACAGGGCGCTGTAGTCATCGGAACCGCAACCAGTGAAAACGGAGCGGCTGCAATTACCGAATATTTGCAACAGGCTGGTGTGGCCGGCGCAGGCATGGCATTGAACGTGGTCGATGCGGCGAGTGTAGATGCTGCCATTGCCGCAATCCAGAAAAATCACGGTGATATCGCCATTCTCGTCAATAATGCAGGCATTACCCGCGATAATCTGCTGATGCGGATGAAAGACGATGAGTGGGATAGCATTATCGAGACCAATTTGACTTCGGTTTTCCGGTTGTCGCGAGCGGTATTGCGTGCAATGATGAAGGCGCGTTACGGCCGCATCATCAATATTGCTTCGGTGGTCGGAGCGATGGGCAATGCCGGTCAAACCAATTATGCTGCTGCCAAGGCCGGGATGGTGGGTTTTTCCAAATCGCTGGCACGTGAAGTGGGTAGCCGGAATATTACGGTTAACTGCGTTGCTCCGGGTTTTATTGATACCGATATGACGCGCGCATTGCCTGAAGCGCAGCGTACTGCCTTGCTGGATCATATTCCGTTGGGTCGTTTGGGGCAGGTTGAAGACATCGCTCATGCGGTCGGTTTCCTGGCCTCCGCGCAGGCCGGCTATGTAACGGGCGCTACGTTGCATGTCAACGGCGGCATGTACATGGAATAA